The Nymphaea colorata isolate Beijing-Zhang1983 chromosome 11, ASM883128v2, whole genome shotgun sequence genome includes the window GTACCTGATTCTCTGAACAAGGTGAATTGTGGTGTTCCTGGAAAGATAAAATGGTTTTCTTTTGAAGGCCACGAAGACAGGCCTTCAAAGTTTTTGGCAATGAATGATGCCTGCCCGGTTTATACTTCTTGTAAATCAATCCGATATCCAGAAAGCATATCATATAATCTGCCCAATCACAGGCTAGAAAATAGCTCAAATCTTCTCCATTCATCAATATGAGCAGTAAATTGATCAATTCCAACATTGCAGGGCCACTCGCATGGATCCTGCCGCTTTCTGTTCTCATGGTGAGCCTACTTTTCATTGGCTTAGCTTGCTTACTCTGGAGAGGAGCAAAGAGAAGTAGGAAAAGGAAATGTAAGCAAAATCTGACCTCATATCGTGCATGGACTTTCGCATGCTCCGCGACACCATCTCCTAGGTATATGATTCCATTTCTTTGTGTAGATAATAAAGCAGATGGGTTTGACTGTGCATCCCTAATGTTTGGATTGGACACCATCAGAGCTGCCACGAACAACTTCTCTGAGTTGAATAAAATTGGACAGGGTGGCTTTGGCCTTGTTTACAGggtgattctctctctctctctctctctcgcgcgcgcgctTGTGCTTGTGTAGAGGACACTTCTTTGGAATTCATACTTTTGCCGGATTCTACATCCATGAATAGTCCTCGATTTTCTACTATGCTTTACAGGGAAAACTGCCAAATGGTCAAGCTATAGCCGTTAAAAGACTGTCAAGCGAATCTGGCCAAGGGACTCCGGAATTCCAGAACGAGGTCCAGTTGGTTGCGAAACTTCAACACAAGAATTTGGTTCGGCTTCTTGGCTGCTGCACAGAAGGAGGCGAGAGGATATTGGTATATGAATATGCACCCAATGGAAGTCTTGACAAATTCATATTTGGTAATCGACTCCCTTAACTTAGACTTGCTCTGCTTTCTTTCAAATTAATCTTGTCATGACCCACTTATTATGTCCGTGAGAGGTTGTTGGTTAGATCAGTAAAAGATGGTAACTTTTGTGGCTTTTGATCGAATTTGCTGCCAAATCTTGTATACAACAATTGATTCCTATTTTGATAACAGTGAAGTCGCTCTTGACATGGAGAACACAGTCACGCTTACTAGAGCTTCTCTTTGGTAATGTGGTTGACAGGCCTGATCGATGAAACTGCTTTGACCATTTCCTGAAACGAAATTGGAAGACATGATCAGTTCATAATATGACCTCTGTTACATTCAGTATACGTCCCACTTCTTGGATGATGCAGATTTTGATTTACAAAggatgaaaaacaaatgaaagaggCAACGACAGTGACACAAAGTAATGGATAGAAAGGAATAGTACATAGCCTAAAAAAGCAAccgtttttctttcaaaagaaacaaacaaggaGTTTAATTTGCAGGCTTTCAATTATGCTGAACACATCTACAACATTAGATCAGGCCAAAACATCTTGAATTATAAACTTAAGCAGAAATCTATGGGCACACacgtttgtttttttcttttagattgATTACCACATGAATGCAGACCCAAACAAACGTGAACAGCTATGGTGGGAGGCTCGTTTTAGCATAATTGAAGGAATAGCAAAAGGGCTCCTCTATCTCCATGAAGATTCACGACTCCGGATCATTCATAGGGATCTCAAAGCAGACAACATTTTATTAGACGAAGAACTGAAGCCCAagatttcagattttggattggcCAGACTCTTTCAGCAGGAAGTCACACATGAATCCACGAGCAAAATTGCTGGGACATGGTAAGTTCAGTTCTTCTTGCTTCCACGTAGCCATTCATCCGATTTTTTAGGCAACAAATAGGAATGTTTCTGTCTTCTCAAGCACAAAAGAGGAAGCAAGTGATCCTTTATATCAGCTTCTTCCTATCGGGTTTGAGTTGCATGGCAAACCCACTGAAATTAGTAAGTTTGGTAAACGAGGACAACTACACAAGAAACACTTGTGAACAGGGAAGAAAGGAATTTGTCCTGTATTTTTTGGCACTTTCTATCTAAAGTAGATTATAATGGGATTGACAAATTTGTGTGCGCTTTTCATTTTGGAAATGAATACTGTTGTCGCTAGCATTTTCTTGAGACATAAAGTGAATGCTAAAAACAATCTCATGACTAAACATTTGCAGGCATCTAATTTTTTCATAGACGTGAATGATGTTGAATCGTTGATATAAGCAGAAGCACCTTTCTCAAAGCCTGAAATCCCAATTAGACCTGATGCATAGACAAAACTAACATATTTCACTCTTGTTTCCAGCGGATACATGGCACCAGAGTATGCAATCAGTGGACTAGTCTCCACTAAAGCTGATGTTTTCAGCTTTGGCGTTTTGCTACTGGAGATTGTGAGCGGCCAGAGGATCACTACATTCCACCAAACAGAATTGGCAGCAAATTTTTTAAGCTACGTAAGTGTGAAGGGAGCAGGAGAGCTTCAAATTCTCCAACGTAGTTACTTAGATAAGTAGGTATGTTTCATTCCAAATACATAAGCTAAATCCTGCTTTACAACTTTGTAGGCTTGGAGACTTTGGAGAGAAGGGAAGGCATTAGACTTGATTGATCCAACTATCATTGGGACATGCCAAAGCCATGAAACACTTAGATGCATCCAGATAGGTTTGCTGTGCATTCAAGAGGATGCAAGAGATAGACCAACGATGGCCATGGTTGCCCTCATGTTTGGCAGTCCCAGCATGACTCTTCCGGCGCCATCAGCTCCTCCGCTTTTCTTCGAAACAAACAGACAAGATCCGGATGTGGCCACGGTGGGGCCGAAAGATGCAGCAAATTCTTCTTCGTTCCGATTAGAAACCAGTGCAGCTCCATCAATAAACGAGATGACGATTTCTGAACTGGAGGCACGGTGAATGTGGTAGCTTCCTTACAATATGTGCTTGAAACATGTTGGACTAATGATGGCAGCTACAGCTTGCTTCACTGAACCTACCCTTTCACTACATTTTAGCGGTTGATCTGATAAGACACGAGCTGAGGCTATAACATATGATTCTAACATCCAGTTTCCTTGTTAGCTATCGATTGGTATGGAAACACTGAAAGCAAGCAAAGTTTCCTATGTAGAACTGTTAAAGTCTAAAGATTTGTACCGTATCGGAATCAGATTTTTaaagttcacaattcaaatttgattttcagaTTCACATCTGCATTGgtatccaacttttaaatagataaccaaatccaaaccacattataatatgttaagaacccgactttcaaaatgtatatatattggatAAAGATCATCAAAACTGCATTGGAATCAGATCAATATTTATTTTGTAACCTTTGCCATGAATCCCATGATGGTAAAATAACCAAGACTTACCATCTCTTTTttgtgtatacacacacacacacatacattggaaaaacattcaaatcagataggaggataaaaaattacaacCGAAAGAATTGAATGGTGCAAGTTGGAGCCGagattggatctggatctaaataTCCAGCGGGAACTAGGGCTTTTACACGGCTTTCTTGTCAAAACCGCTTCAATGAGGCCTAAGATATAAGCCTTTCCTTTGATCTGTGCTTCAAGTTTGAACAATTTTTACCCTTAAAATCTTGGTGCTACATATAGAAAGCTgtcatctaaaaaaaattatagataaGAAGCCTTAGACATCATAATAATAAATGACTGACACAGAAACATCTGGAAGGTTCTCATGTTTCTCACAATTAATTTTCAAGCCCACAGTAATATGTGTAGCCCGGAGCATTTCTCCGTGGGTCATGGGTCGCTTGACTCGCTAAGAAGGATTCTTGACGACGTGAGTCaacaaaaaatgagttcacaCTTAATTTATAAGACTTCGAGGTTTACAACCTGTCATACAAGCCCCTCATTCCTCTTGCCTTTCACTTTCAAACCAAATTGGAATGACTTTGAGCAGACCATGGTGGCGTCTCCGTTGGGAAAGTTCCACCAGTCAACGAAGTCTTGATCACTCTTGCTTCTTCAGATTAAACTCACGCGTCTCCAATCTCTCTTCCATCCGGACGAATcccttttaaaaaacaagataGTGGATTCATTTGTTCATACGGTCAGCCCATCTGCGGCTTCTTTCCGGGGACACCATGTTTAGATTGGTGGCCAGTTTTATTGTCTGCCTCCTCGCTGCTGCCTCTGCTCCCGTTAGCAGGGCCGACTATCTCTCTAAGATTTGCTCTACCAAGTCCAATTACACAACCAACAGCAGCTACCAACGAAGCCTGGGATTTCTATTAGGCTCTCTAGAAAAGAATGCATCCGACGTTGGATTTTACTCGGCCACTTCCGGCCAAGTTCCCGATCAGGTTCACGGCCTCTTCCTTTGCAGAGGCGATATCACCGGCGAATCTTGCAGGAATTGCGTGTCTCTTGCTGCCACCCAGATCCTCCGACTTTGTCCCAATAGCAAAACAGCAATAATATGGTTCGATTACTGCCACTTGCGTTACTCTGATGTGAATTTCTTGGGAACTTTAGATACTATTGAAAAAGTGTATTTGGCGCCCAATACTTCAGATACAATTTCTACCAATGTCTTGAACCAACAAGTTGGATTTCTCCTGAGCAATCTATCTTCTGCTGCTACTGTTGATCAATCCGGGACCATGTTCGCCTCCGGTGTGATCCCATTCGTAACGTTGCCGTTTGCGAATTTGACGAAAATATACGGCATGGTGCAGTGCACAGGAGACATCTCCATCGAAAGCTGcaacaaatgcttcaagagtgCCATTTCTGATCTTTCAAGGTGCTGCAAAGGGAAAGACAGTGCGCGGCTTCTGACTGGAAGCTGCATCATAAGATATGAATTGTACCCTTTCCTCTACACGAGAGACCCAGGAATCATTCAAGAGGGAGACAGACGTCCTATATCTGCTAACTGCTCTACGACGTCCGATTACACGGCCAACAGTACCTACCAACAGAACGTGAACCATCTGCTTCTCAATCTAGCTGCTAACGCTTCTTATACCGATTTCTACTCGGCCACCTACGGCGAAGGTCCTGATCAAGCGTATGCTCTCTTCCTTTGCCGTGGTGATACTTCCGGCGAGGAATGCCGGAATTGCACGTTGGATGCTGCTGCCAAGATCCGTCTACTCTGCCCCAACAGCATGGAAGCGATCATATGGTTCTTCAAGTGCCATGTGCGCTACTCTAACATCAACTTTTTTGGGAAAGTAGATACCAATGATAAGGCCTATCTGTGGAATGTTCGGGATGTAATCCCGCCCGCTCTCTTTTTCAACCTTCGGCTTCAGTCTCTCATGGCAAACCTCACATCCAATGCCACAATTGCGCGGTCCGGCCGCATGTTTGCGACCGGAGTCGTGCCGTTCAATGATCTGTCTAAGATATATGGGTTGGTACAGTGCACAAGGGACATCACCATCGATGGCTGCATCACTTGCTTGAAGAATGCTGTTTCTGATATCCCATACTGTTGCGGTGGGAAGCAAGGGGGAAGGGTGCTCTCTGGTAGTTGCAATCTGAGATATGAACTctactcctttttcaaggagactccaccaccaccatcgcTACCAACATCACCTGTTCAGCCACCAATcatttctctccctcctccGGCAGCAGGtctgttaatttttttagaCCTTGTTTCACATTGCACCGATTGGAGAAAGGTAGAGGATATTTTGGCAAATTTTATGCTAATTCCGATATATATGTTTaagcattttcaaaacaatttgcTGTTCAGATTATACGTAAAGTGATTGATCTTTCCAAGGAGCACTAACTTAACAATCCCGTAAGCCCTTCCGAAAGATGCTGCACAGTTGAATCTTATAGTCGAAGAAGGGGAAGTTTGCTTGGGAGATTTGTAAACTCATTTGTAGGAAATCATTTCATTAATTGACGATCGCTTCTTAATTTATTAATTGATCTTTCTTTATAATATATTCTGTCGTTTTATTATTGCTCTTCCTccatacattttctttttcacgaTAGTATATGAAGTCATATATAAACTTATTAGAGCTTTACACTTAATTTCTTCAAATTAGCCTTTGTCTTACATGTATCGCTCTCATATTTTATGCCTTTTTATTCCATCTATATTTTTGCTGTAGCATTTTTACTTACCCAATTATTTTTGCATATATAAGTTTTTCAGAGACACATCtctgtgttttatttttttttttgttgttttatccACAGATCTTGCTTCCAGCTGCTTCAAGCATTTTCTGATGCTAATTTTCACACTTTTTTGGTTAATTTAAATTCGAAATAGTCCTACTATCAATGGCAATTTGGACCcactttttgctttttaattGCCTAGTCCATCCTTAAAATGGACCAAAAGGATTACTGTGTTTGATGAAACTGGAATTGTGGAATTTTAGAATTCaaattatcatttttgaaatattgagAATTGCagtatcaaacaaagaattttgattctggatTTATAGATTCTTTGAATTAAAATTCCGCAATTGTGATTCTACCCTAgagggtggaattatgattctaaaattttagaatttttctatATCTGTTTAGGGCacatatcatgatatttttatttcataaattctaaaattttaattcatgttttaccAAATTCGCTATTTTCAAtgttggaatcaaaattccagactGTCAAACACAAAGGGAAACTagaactaattttttttttctaattccaATTTAAGATGGAACAAAATTCCATCTTAAATTATAGAGTCAAAATTAAAT containing:
- the LOC116263652 gene encoding uncharacterized protein LOC116263652, yielding MQRKLRFFRYTVLLIYSFGVLHPVDCSVWTVPDGRYIECPNSATFTAKSTYQQNLNELLLHLTEYGPMAGFSMATKGTDPDQVYGLVLCRGDISSADCKNCLGFAATASTSSCRLGKSAVVYMEKCFLRYDNTNFFGRVSITFYSSCAVETVADPNLFYKQLGALMQNLSAVAVADPSRMFAVGEIGYNTSQAIYGLVQCKRDLSSIDCGSCLGSTVASIQNNCAGKQAGRFFGYSCDIRYEAYPFALGSASASPPATAGASPGFVRPPPPPKSPGPLAWILPLSVLMVSLLFIGLACLLWRGAKRSRKRKYNKADGFDCASLMFGLDTIRAATNNFSELNKIGQGGFGLVYRGKLPNGQAIAVKRLSSESGQGTPEFQNEVQLVAKLQHKNLVRLLGCCTEGGERILVYEYAPNGSLDKFIFDPNKREQLWWEARFSIIEGIAKGLLYLHEDSRLRIIHRDLKADNILLDEELKPKISDFGLARLFQQEVTHESTSKIAGTCGYMAPEYAISGLVSTKADVFSFGVLLLEIVSGQRITTFHQTELAANFLSYAWRLWREGKALDLIDPTIIGTCQSHETLRCIQIGLLCIQEDARDRPTMAMVALMFGSPSMTLPAPSAPPLFFETNRQDPDVATVGPKDAANSSSFRLETSAAPSINEMTISELEWIHLFIRSAHLRLLSGDTMFRLVASFIVCLLAAASAPVSRADYLSKICSTKSNYTTNSSYQRSLGFLLGSLEKNASDVGFYSATSGQVPDQVHGLFLCRGDITGESCRNCVSLAATQILRLCPNSKTAIIWFDYCHLRYSDVNFLGTLDTIEKVYLAPNTSDTISTNVLNQQVGFLLSNLSSAATVDQSGTMFASGVIPFVTLPFANLTKIYGMVQCTGDISIESCNKCFKSAISDLSRCCKGKDSARLLTGSCIIRYELYPFLYTRDPGIIQEGDRRPISANCSTTSDYTANSTYQQNVNHLLLNLAANASYTDFYSATYGEGPDQAYALFLCRGDTSGEECRNCTLDAAAKIRLLCPNSMEAIIWFFKCHVRYSNINFFGKVDTNDKAYLWNVRDVIPPALFFNLRLQSLMANLTSNATIARSGRMFATGVVPFNDLSKIYGLVQCTRDITIDGCITCLKNAVSDIPYCCGGKQGGRVLSGSCNLRYELYSFFKETPPPPSLPTSPVQPPIISLPPPAADSSTRRLRRKVLVILVSVLVPSSLIVFLLCGVLFLRKTEKRHKGPDAAENDSMGPLFSFDSIKAATDNFSEANKLTEDDFGSVYKGKLPNSNEIAAKRLKNVSGQGTAQFRNELQLLAKLAHRNLVRLLGYCIESGESVLVYEYMPNGSLKDLIFGPAKSKQINWAARTKFIFGIARGLLYLHEESRLKIIHRDLKASNILLDNDMNPKISGFGVAKLIELEQSCGNMSRMAGTYGYIAPECLLQGQFSTKSDIFSFGVLLLEILSSQNSAAFYESKGVEDLLGYAWRLWRANKAMELIDQTLRDSCREFEALRYIHVGLLCVQENAADRPTIDSVIVMINNTSVALPMPSAPPLLTKID